The Caldisericia bacterium genomic sequence TAAAGATTGGCCAACTGTTAAAGTTTCATCACCTGTTCCTGGAGGAAGATCTATTAAAAGAAAATCTAAATTTTCCCATAAAACATCTTCAAATAACTCTTCAATTGCTTTAGATATAAGTGGGCCACGCCATAAAACTGGAGAATTATCATTTTCCATAAAAAATCCTATTGAAATAACTTTTACACCATATTTTTCAATTGGTAGAATTTTTCCATTCAAAATCCCAGGTTTCTCATCTATCCCAAACATAAGAGGAATATTTGGTCCATTTATATCTGCATCAAGAACTCCAACTTTAAATTTCATTTTTGAGAGAGTAACAGCAAGATTTGTTGTAACAGTTGATTTTCCAACTCCTCCTTTACCAGATGCAATTGCAACAATTTTTTTAATTTCACCCTTTCTTTTTTTAAAAGGAATATTTAAATTTATTTTTAAATTTTCAAGTTCTTCTTTTTCCATTATTTTTAAATTGATATTTATCTCTTCAAAACCAATTTCTTTAAGTTTATTTTCAATACTTTCTTTAAGTTTATCTTTAAGCGGACAATTAGGAATTGTTAAAAAAAGGTCAAGCGAAATTTTTTTATCTTGAAATTCTAAATTTCTAATCATATTCAATTCAACTACACTTTTATTGATTTCTGGATCTTTTACTTCTTTAAGTTTTTCAATAATATATTCTTTGTTCATAATATCCTCCTATTAATCAAAAACATACCTTCTGAAATTTGCTCTTTTAGAAAAAATAATATATAAATAAATACCCTTAAAAATAATATCACCTGCCATTGCAATCCATGCGCCAAACATTCCAAGATAGAAAAGTTTTACTAGAATATATGCAAATGGAATCCTAATTAAATACATTCCAAATGTTGTAGCCCAGAATGGAGAAGAGGTGTTTCCACCACCCCTTAATCCTCCCATAAAAATTAAAACCATAGCAAAAAATGGTTGTGCAATTGAAATTATTTTAACTGCAATTCTTGCATAATTAATAACAGTTTTATCATCTGTAAAAATTCTAATAAATAGATCTGGAAAAAAGAACAAAATTACACCAACTGAACTCATAATTAAAAGTGTTATTTTTAATGAGTTATATGTGTATCTTTTTGCAAGGTCTTCATCATCTCTTCCAATAGCCTTACCAACGAGAGTTGTTGTTGCATGTGTAAAACCAAAGCCTGTATTAAAAGATAAAGATTCTATATTTATTGCAATTCTATGCGCTGCAAATGCCTCTGTTCCAATACCTAAAACTATATTTCCAAAGAATAAATTTCCAAAAGAGAACATAAATCTTTCAAGAGAGGCAGGAAATCCTATTTTAAACATATTTTTAATTATTTCAAAATTTAATTTAGATAATTTAAATTCAATAAAAAAGGGTCTTTTTTTATTAAAAATTAAAAATAAATATATTAAAAGAGCAATTCCTTTTGAAATTGAAGTTGCAATTGCGGCACCTTTAACTCCCATTGCTGGAAATCCAAATTTACCAAATATTAATACATAATCTAGGAAAATATTAATTGAGTTAGAGATAAGAGACAAATAAAAAGGAGTTTTTGTGTCTCCAATTCCCCTAAATATTGCCCCAAAAATAAGAGGTGTAACAAAAACAATTGATGGAGTTATTATGTAAAAAAAGTAATCACCAGCAACTTTTTTTAAAGCAACTTCACCGCTGAAAAGATAAAAAACATTATATGAAAACAAAATTCCAAAAATAAAAAATAAAATAGATAAAAAAAGAGAAAAGTATATTCCTTGCCACACAATCTCTTTTGTCTTTTCAATTTTCCCTGCACCATAATTTTGAGCAACAAGAACATTTACACCAATATTTATTGCGATCATAATGGCAAGGAAAACAAATATGAGTTGGTTTGCTAATCCAACACCAGCAAGAGATAGTGCACCAAGTCTTCCAACAAAGGCCATGTCAACGAATGAAAATACAGTTTGTAATAAGTTTTCACCAACTGCAGGAAGTGAAAGATTTAAAATTTCTCCATTAATTTCTTTATCTTCTTTTTTAAAGAAACATTTAGTATGATTCAACAATAAAAGATTCATGTCAATCTTTATTTATATTAATTCAAAATAAAAAATTGTCAACTTTTAAAAAGTGTGATATTATATAAAAGATTGTCTTAAGTTAAAGAAACTCAAGGAGGAATGAGATGAGAGAGATTAAACTTGTTGAGAATAGTTTTTTAAGAAATGATATACCTCAATTTAAACCAGGTGATACATTAAGGGTTTATATAAAAATAAAAGAAGGAGGAAAAGAAAGAATCCAAGTTTTTGAAGGAATATGTATTGCAAGAAAAGGCGGAGGCACTAGAGAAACATTTACAGTAAGAAAGGTTTCTTTTGGTGTTGGTGTTGAAAAAATTTTTCCACTTCACTCTCCATCAATAGAAAAAATTGAGGTTGTAAGATTTGGAGATGTAAGAAGAGCCAAATTGTATTATCTTAGAGAATTAAAAGGTAAAAAAGCAAGAGTTAAAGAAAAAATTAAAACAAAGAAAATTTTTGAAGAAGTTATAGGCGAAGAAATTCAAGAAGAAACAACAAACAGTGAGGAAAATGTAAGTTAATTTATGAATAGAGTTTTAAAAGAGATAATAAGTTGGATTTTAACATTTTTAATTGCTTTTGCTTTAGCATTTACCATAAGGACATTTATTTATGAGCCATACAGAGTTCAAATGTCATCTATGAATCCAACTTTATATGAGAATGATTTAATAATGGTTAATAAATTTATATACAGATTCAGAGAACCCAAAAGAGGTGAAATAGTAATTTTCAAGCCACCCTATGGTGATAAAGATTATATAAAAAGAGTCATAGGGCTTCCAGGAGAGATAATTGAGATTAAAGATGGTTATGTCTATATAAATGGGAAAAAACTTAATGAAAGTTATATAAAAAATACTACACCAGGTAATTTAGGACCTCTCAAAATTCCAGAAGGAACTATCTTTGTTATGGGAGATAATAGGGGAAATTCGCTTGATTCAAGAGAATTTGGTCCAATTGATATAAAATCGATTGATGGAAGAGCAGATTTTGTTTTTTGGCCAATAAACCACATTAAAAATTTAAATAATGTTAAGTGGTGAAAAATTAATTATTGGAATTGACGAAGCTGGAAGAGGAGCATTGGCAGGACCACTAGTTGTTGCGTCTTTTTTAAATAATAAAAAAATTCCCGAGTTTGTAAAAGATTCAAAAATATTAACTGAAGAAAAAAGAGAAAAAATTTTTAAATACTTTTTAAATGAAAATCTCTCTTTTGGCATAGGAATTATAAATCCTAGTTTTATAGATAAAAATGGCATTGTAGAATCTTTAAAAAGAGGTATTGAACTTTCTATAAATTTTATTTTAAATAAAGAATCTATTCTTTTTGATGAAAACTTCTTTTCACATTATGAAATTTTTAATGATTACTCTCTTTATTTTGGTGAGAAAATACTTACCAATGATTTTTTAATATTAATTGATGGCAATACTCCCTTTTTAGAAAATTATAAAATAATATCTATTATTGATGGAGATAATAGGATTCCTTTAATAAGCGCTGCATCAATTGTTGCTAAAGTAATAAGAGATAAAATAATGAGAAAAATAGGCACTATTTATAAAGATTATGAATTTGATATAAATAAAGGATACGGAACACAATCTCATTATGAAAAAATAAAAATATGTGGCATATCAAATTGTCACAGAAAAAGTTTTTTAAAAAATTTAATAATAGGAGGTAATAGATGAAAATTGGACTTATTCCAATAAGTTCAGATGAATCAAGAAGACCCTTGGAGGTAAAATTTTTAAATGAGGTAAAGTCGTTTTTAGAGAAAAAAAATTTTTTATCAGAAGAGTTTAATGAAAATGAAGTTTATGATTTTAACATATTTATTGTTGTAACTGGTGGAAGCGAAAAAAAATTTCTTGATCTACACAAAAAAATAAAACCTCCATATATTTTTATTGCAAATAGATTTAACAACTCCCTTCCTGCAACAATGGAAATAATTGCGTATTTAAAAGGGGAGGGAAAAGTTTTTTTATGGGATAAAAAAAGTGAAAAAAAGGATTTATTACGAATTCTTAATACACTCTCCATTAAAGAAAAAATTAATGGTAAAAAAATTGGTTTAATAGGAAATCCAAGTTATTGGTTAATTTCTTCAACTCCAGATTTTAAATATGTAAAAGAAAGATTTGGAATTGAAGTAGTAACTTATCCAATTGAGGAAATTATTGAAAGATATAAAAATGAAGAGATAAATCATGAAGTTGAAGAGATAGTTAAAAATATAAAAAGAAAAGCAATCGAATTAAAAGATATAAATGAAAGTGATCTTAAAAAGGCAATAAAATTTTATAAAATAGTAAAAGATACTGCAATAAAGAACAACTTTGATGCTATAAGTGTAGAGTGTTTTAGAATAATAAAACCCCTTGATACAACTGGTTGCCTTGCTTTGTCTCTTCTAACAAGTGAAAATATTATTTCAGGGTGTGAAGGAGACATTCCATCAACTATAACAATGTATATTATGAACAAACTATCAGGAAAGTCACCTTTTATGGCTAATATCGCATCTATTGAAAGGGAGGGAGAAAAAACATCTGACATTGTTTTGGCTCATTGTACTGTCCCAATTTCACTAGTTAATTCTTATTTACTTACTACACATTTTGAAACTGGTAAGGGTGTTGGAGTTAAAGGATTTTTTAATAAAGAGGTTGGAACATTAGTTAGAATAGGTGGAGAGAGGTTAGATAAAATTTTCTTTTCAAGAGCAAAAATAATTGATAATTTAAGAGAAAATTATATGTGTAGGACACAGATTAAAATTAAAGTTAATATAAAATCTGATTACTTTCTAAAAAGGCCTTTAGGAAATCACCACATTTTTGTTCCAGGAGATTATACAGAAGAATTGGAACTTTTCTCAAAAATATTTAATCTTTCTCCATCTTTAGAGGATTAACAAGGAAAAGCCCAAGAATTATAAAAAGTCCACCAATTAAAGAAAGAGTTGACAACTTTTCTTTTAAGAAAACTAAACCACTTATTGTACCAATTATTGGATTTAAATAAATAAAAGAACTTGCAACTGATGCTTCTTTATATTTTAAACCTTTATACCAAAAGATATACCCAAAAAGAATTGCAAGAAAACCAAGATAAAAAATTGCAAATAGAGTAATTTTACTCATATTTAATATTTCTGTAATATTTGATTCTCTTATAAATGGAAAAATCATAAGAGTTCCAATAAAAATAATCCATATTGTTGTATCAAGTGGGTCGTATTTCTTAAAAAGAGGTTTTGAGATTATTGTTGAGGTAACCCATGATAACACAGAAAGGAGACTAAAAAATGCACCAACAAAATTCTCTATTTTAAATCCATACGATATTCCATAAGTTAGAATAATTACACCTGAAAAAGAAATAAATAGACCAAAACCTTTTTTAAATGTAACTTTCTCTTTTAAG encodes the following:
- a CDS encoding Mrp/NBP35 family ATP-binding protein, translating into MNKEYIIEKLKEVKDPEINKSVVELNMIRNLEFQDKKISLDLFLTIPNCPLKDKLKESIENKLKEIGFEEININLKIMEKEELENLKINLNIPFKKRKGEIKKIVAIASGKGGVGKSTVTTNLAVTLSKMKFKVGVLDADINGPNIPLMFGIDEKPGILNGKILPIEKYGVKVISIGFFMENDNSPVLWRGPLISKAIEELFEDVLWENLDFLLIDLPPGTGDETLTVGQSLSLDGVLIVTTPQDVSILDATRSAIAFNKLNVPIIGVIENMSYFICPDTGKKYEIFGSGGGEKMSKILKAPLLGKVPIEINLRKGGDTGFPIVVSEPDSASSKEFYKITELILKILNVSVS
- a CDS encoding MATE family efflux transporter — its product is MNLLLLNHTKCFFKKEDKEINGEILNLSLPAVGENLLQTVFSFVDMAFVGRLGALSLAGVGLANQLIFVFLAIMIAINIGVNVLVAQNYGAGKIEKTKEIVWQGIYFSLFLSILFFIFGILFSYNVFYLFSGEVALKKVAGDYFFYIITPSIVFVTPLIFGAIFRGIGDTKTPFYLSLISNSINIFLDYVLIFGKFGFPAMGVKGAAIATSISKGIALLIYLFLIFNKKRPFFIEFKLSKLNFEIIKNMFKIGFPASLERFMFSFGNLFFGNIVLGIGTEAFAAHRIAINIESLSFNTGFGFTHATTTLVGKAIGRDDEDLAKRYTYNSLKITLLIMSSVGVILFFFPDLFIRIFTDDKTVINYARIAVKIISIAQPFFAMVLIFMGGLRGGGNTSSPFWATTFGMYLIRIPFAYILVKLFYLGMFGAWIAMAGDIIFKGIYLYIIFSKRANFRRYVFD
- the rplS gene encoding 50S ribosomal protein L19, coding for MREIKLVENSFLRNDIPQFKPGDTLRVYIKIKEGGKERIQVFEGICIARKGGGTRETFTVRKVSFGVGVEKIFPLHSPSIEKIEVVRFGDVRRAKLYYLRELKGKKARVKEKIKTKKIFEEVIGEEIQEETTNSEENVS
- the lepB gene encoding signal peptidase I, whose translation is MNRVLKEIISWILTFLIAFALAFTIRTFIYEPYRVQMSSMNPTLYENDLIMVNKFIYRFREPKRGEIVIFKPPYGDKDYIKRVIGLPGEIIEIKDGYVYINGKKLNESYIKNTTPGNLGPLKIPEGTIFVMGDNRGNSLDSREFGPIDIKSIDGRADFVFWPINHIKNLNNVKW
- a CDS encoding ribonuclease HII; the protein is MLSGEKLIIGIDEAGRGALAGPLVVASFLNNKKIPEFVKDSKILTEEKREKIFKYFLNENLSFGIGIINPSFIDKNGIVESLKRGIELSINFILNKESILFDENFFSHYEIFNDYSLYFGEKILTNDFLILIDGNTPFLENYKIISIIDGDNRIPLISAASIVAKVIRDKIMRKIGTIYKDYEFDINKGYGTQSHYEKIKICGISNCHRKSFLKNLIIGGNR
- a CDS encoding DMT family transporter, coding for MKRSFSINLSLFIVLLIWANSYVMIKIATKELTPLSIVASRFLIIFPFLFLFPSLYKIKNLKKEDILKILILSFLNVPGYHLSINKAETLINASTASLISGLNPILTTFFSSIFLKEKVTFKKGFGLFISFSGVIILTYGISYGFKIENFVGAFFSLLSVLSWVTSTIISKPLFKKYDPLDTTIWIIFIGTLMIFPFIRESNITEILNMSKITLFAIFYLGFLAILFGYIFWYKGLKYKEASVASSFIYLNPIIGTISGLVFLKEKLSTLSLIGGLFIILGLFLVNPLKMEKD